The Endozoicomonas sp. 4G DNA segment GAGGATGGTCCTATGATCTGGCTGGCCTCTGACTCCAGGGTGCAGGATATTCAGGCGTTCATCTGTGAGCATTCTTACAAGCGTTATCTGGTTGTCAATGATGGTGAGGTGGTGGGGATTGTGCACTATCGCCATATAACCAGCTGTCTGGTCAATGGTCATGCCGATAAGACGGTTGGGGAGTTGGCCAGACAGGTTGTTTTTCTGGAAGAGGGAAATACTTTGCTGGATGCCGTCAAGGCTTTTGGCGAGGCCCGGGCTTCTGTCGCACTGCTTGCCGGACGGAGTCCGGAACAAACCCGGATGGTCACTGCCAAGCAAGTTTACCGAGCTATTCTACAGGCTTCCTGAGCCTGTAGAACCTTGCCAATACCCGCCTATATAGAATTGATTTCCTCTTCAGTCAGGTAGCGCCATTCACCCGCCTCAAGTTCAGGATCCAGAGTAATGGCGCCAATCTGTTCCCGGTGCAGGGCTGTTACACGATTACCCAGGGCGGCAAACATCCGCTTGACCTGATGGTACTTGCCTTCATGAATCGTCAGCAATACTTCCTGGTCAGAAATAAATTCAAGCTGAGCAGGGCGGGTCGGCTTTTTCTCTCCGTGCAGTTGAATTCCCTCTGCAAAGGGTTCGATAGCTGAGTGATCCAGAGGCATGGCTAATTCTACCCGGTAACGCTTTGAGCACTTCTTAACCGGTGATGTGATTCTGTGAGACCACTGGCCGTCGTCGGTAATCAGCACCAGCCCTGTGGTATCCGCATCCAGCCGACCGGCAATCCTGAGGCGATCTGATTTGATGACATCCAGCAGTTCAATAACGGATGGATACCGTTCAGCTTCTGTTCCTGAGAGCGTCGAACAAAGAGTATCCACCGGTTTGTTGAGCATGATATAACGGAATCCCACCCGATTCAGTGGTGCGCCATCCAGAAGAATCTCGGAATCGTCAGAAACCTTACAGGCAGGATTTTTGACGATGATGCCTTCCACAGTCACTGATCCGGCTTTCAGCAGTCTTTTGCTTTCTGAACGGGTCAGCTCGGTGCTTTCACAGAGAAATTTGTCGAGTCTCACTGGCTGACCTGTTCCCGGGCCCAGTTAACAAATGCCTTTTGGGTTTTTGGGTCGGCTTTTTTAAACCAGTAGCGCAACATGCTGGCACTCATCTGAGCGTCGTCATTCTTATTGGCAGCACCGCCGTAGATGGCCTCATTCTGAGTCGCATTGGCAAAGCCCGTGTTTTGTTCTGCGAAGGTGCCCATGCCTGAATACTCAGTGGCCGCTGCCGGATTGTCGGTGCGATTAAATTTCTGAACATCTGTCGCATAGTTGCGACCCAGCTGGATGCCCTTGCTGGGCAGAATGGCAAACTCAAAGGGAACGGCCCCGCCTTTAGCATCCTTCAGGGTAATCTTGCTGGTGGGGTTGTTATCAATGGCTTGGGCCTGACGCATCGTTCTCAGGACAGGGACATCAAGTTTGTAGTGCCCGCCAGGTTTTGGATGGAAGGTCAGAATAAAAGGTTTAGAGACAAATTGATTGCGCTCACCGCCATCAGAGACGATGGCCGATAACTGGAAAACAATTTGGTGGCGTTCATTGCTGAGAGCGATGGGCTTGTCAGCCGTCACCTTGAAGTCGAGGTCTCTGACATTGGTGCCGTCAAGAACCAGTAACTCGGTTTTGGACGGTAATTGCAGGGTGGCCTGTCCGGGTTTTGATTCGGCAGCTGAGGCTGCCGCGAT contains these protein-coding regions:
- the rsuA gene encoding 16S rRNA pseudouridine(516) synthase RsuA, which encodes MRLDKFLCESTELTRSESKRLLKAGSVTVEGIIVKNPACKVSDDSEILLDGAPLNRVGFRYIMLNKPVDTLCSTLSGTEAERYPSVIELLDVIKSDRLRIAGRLDADTTGLVLITDDGQWSHRITSPVKKCSKRYRVELAMPLDHSAIEPFAEGIQLHGEKKPTRPAQLEFISDQEVLLTIHEGKYHQVKRMFAALGNRVTALHREQIGAITLDPELEAGEWRYLTEEEINSI
- a CDS encoding DUF2057 domain-containing protein, producing the protein MRSLLNDFPSLSERSWLNRLLAATFSLLMIAAASAAESKPGQATLQLPSKTELLVLDGTNVRDLDFKVTADKPIALSNERHQIVFQLSAIVSDGGERNQFVSKPFILTFHPKPGGHYKLDVPVLRTMRQAQAIDNNPTSKITLKDAKGGAVPFEFAILPSKGIQLGRNYATDVQKFNRTDNPAAATEYSGMGTFAEQNTGFANATQNEAIYGGAANKNDDAQMSASMLRYWFKKADPKTQKAFVNWAREQVSQ